Part of the Gilliamella sp. wkB7 genome is shown below.
TTACTTGCTTCATCATCGAAAGATACATTGCAGCGCTACATGATTGCATTCTCTTTGTTACAAAAAGATCCATCTATCAGTCGTGCTACTTTGGAAAAAGAAGGTAGATTAATTGCTGAAAGATTGTCTGTTTTACACGGTATTAATGCGCCTGAATTTTTTGACAAAGGCGTATTTTCAATATTAGTCGCATCGCTACGTGAACAGGGCTACTTAGATGATAAAGATGAAGCCAATTTACCAAAAATTGAAGCTATGAACAAAATACTTAAACCTTTAATTACCGCGCGAGTCATGCAAACTATTGATGAAATCAATCCATTAATAAAAGATTAAAAATGTATTGTTTTTAGGAATATATAATTATTTTTATTTGATACACTATTAAATAAGTAGCGATAAATATGCTTAACCATTATGTATTCCTAAAGCTTTTTCATTAGGATATAACCTTTCTTTTTCTTATATTCATCGTATCAAATATATACATCAATTTATTTTTTGACAAACATCAAATTTTAACAATTACTATTTGTTTTTCCCTTTATTTCTGTTCAATAAACGATTATTATTAATAGCAATAAGGATATTTATCGCCTCCAATACAATAAATTTAATAATGTAATGTCTGCTTTCTAAGGAGTCTATATGCTATTTAACCGTAGGCAGTTCTTTAAGATCTGTGCTGGTGGCATGGCAGGAACAACTGTAGCTACACTGGGTTTAATGCCGAATGTAGCGCTTGCACAAACACGCCAATTTAAATTACTAAAATCAAAAGAAACCCGCAATAACTGTACGTATTGTTCTGTTGGATGTGGAATGTTGCTTTATAGCCGAGGAGATGGCGCCAAAAATGCCGAATCATCAATATTTCATGTAGAGGGTGATCCTGACCATCCTGTTAGTCGCGGCTCGCTTTGTCCAAAAGGTGCAGGAGTACTTGACTACATCAAAAGTGAACAACGCGTTAAATATCCAGAATATCGTGCACCTGGCTCGGATAAATGGCAACGTATTAGTTGGGATGAAGCGATTGATCGCATTGCCCGTTTGATGAAAGAAGATCGTGACAAAAATTTTATTGAAAAAAATGAACAAGGTACAACAGTAAACCGTTGGACAACAACAGGCTGGCTTGTTACTTCTGCCGCTAGCAATGAAACAGGTTGGTTAGCATTTAAAGTGGCACGTTCATTAGGTATGTTAAGCCTTGAAACCCAAGCAAGAGTTTGTCATGGCCCATCAGTATCAAGCTTAGCAGCGACTTATGGACGAGGAGCAATGACCAACAATTGGAATGACATTAAAAATGCCAATGTTGTTATTGTTATGGGAGGGAACGCCGCAGAAGCACATCCTGTTGGCTTTAAATGGGCGATTGAAGCGAAAATTACTAACGGCGCAGAATTGATTGCCATTGATCCACGTTTTCACCGAACCGCTTCTGTCGCTGATCATTATGTGCCGATTAGAGCAGGATCGGATATTGCGTTTCTACTCGGTATCATTAATTATCTTATTACACATAATGAAGTAAATTATGATTATTTAGTCACTCACAGTAATGCTAGTTTAATTATTCGTGATGATTTTAATTTTGATGCAAACAGTGGACTTTTTAGTGGCTATAATGCAACAACCAAACAATATGATCAAACCAGTTGGGCATATCAAAAAGATGAAAATGGTTTTGCACTTCGTGATAAAACATTAAATCATCCTCGTTGTGTTTGGAATCTACTCAAACAGCACGTAAGTCGCTATACACCTGAAATGGTTAATAAAGTAACTGGCAGTCCTATTGAAGGATTTTTACATGTTTGCCGATCCTTAGCGAGTACCAAAACAAATGACAGAGCTGCAACCTTTTTATATGCATTAGGTTGGACACAACATAGCTACGGTACACAAATTATTCGTACGGCTGCGATGATCCAGCTAATTTTAGGTAATATTGGTATGATGGGTGGCGGCATTAATGCCCTACGTGGACATTCGAATATTCAAGGCTTAACCGATGTTGGTTTATTATCCAATCGTTTGCCTGCCTATCTTGAACTCCCTAAAGATTCTCAAGTTTCACTTCAACAATATTTAGATGAAAAAACACCAAAACCACTCGGTCCTAATGAAGTTAATTTCTGGGGGAATTACCCTAAATTTTTTATCAGCTTCATGAAAACAATGTATGGTGATAAATCCACTATTGACAATAATTGGGGATTTGATTGGTTACCGAAATGGGATAAAACCTATGATGTTTTAAGATTCAGCAAAATGATGCGTGATGGTCAAGCCAATGGCTTTATTTGTCAAGGTTTTAACCCGCTTGCTGCGCTACCAGATAAAAATAGCATTCGTGAAGGATTATCTAAGCTAAAATTTCTGGTTAACATTGATCCAATGCCAACAGAAACGGCTGAATTTTGGAAAAATCATGGCGAATCAAATGATGTAGATCCAAGCAAAATTCAAACTGAAGTATTTAGACTACCTGCTAACTGTTTTGCTGAAGAAAACGGTACAATCGTTAACTCATCACGTTTATTGCAATGGCACTGGGCAGCTGCAAGACCACCTTATGATTCACTTTATGATCCAGAGATTATTGCTCGCATTTATTTAAGAATCAAAGAACTTTATGAAGAAGAAGGTGGTGCTTATCACGAACCAATTAATAATTTATCGTGGGATTATCAAGATCCTGAAGGACCATCCGCTGAAGAGCTAGCAAAAGAATGTAATGGCCGAGCACTGGCAGATATGACTGATGCGAATGGCAATATTATTCTTAAAAAAGGACAATTATTAAGTGGATTTTCTCAATTAAAAGCAGATGGTACAACATCATCAGGGATTTGGATATTCTGCGGCTCTTGGACAGAGCAGGGTAACCTAATGGCACGGCGCGATCCAAGCGATCCATCTGGTAAAGGTATTCATGCTGGCTGGGCTTGGGCATGGCCAATGAATCGACGCATACTTTATAATCGAGCCTCTGCTGATGAAAATGGTCAACCATGGGATCCTAAACGAGTCTTAGTAAAATGGAATGGTTCAAGTTGGGATGGTAATGACGTTGCCGATTTCACCGCAACATTATCGCCAAGTTCTGGCGCAGGAGCTTTCATTATGAATAATGATGGTTTAGGCGGACTATTTTGTTTGAATCGGCTAGTCGATGGGCCATTCCCAGAACATTATGAACCTTTTGAAACACCAATTACCAATAACCCATTACATCCTAACCAGATCAACAATCCGGTAGCTCGTGCATTTAAAGAAGACTTGGCTCGCTTAGGAGATGCCAGCCAATTCCCTTATGTCGGAACAACTTACAGCATAACAGAGCATTTCCATTTTTGGACACAACATGCAAGGTTGGCCGCTATTTCACAACCTGAACAATTTATTGAGCTAAGTGAGAATTTAGCAAATAAAAAAGGAATAAAGCTTGGTGATACCGTTAAAGTAACGTCATACCGCGGTTACATCAAAGCAAAAGCGGTTGTGACTAAGCGCCTTCCTACACTAACCGTTGATGGTAAAGAAGTTGAAACTATTGGAATTCCAATCGTATGGGGTTTTACTGGGCAGACAAAGAAAGGATTTTTAGTTAACGAATTAACTCCTCATTTAGGTGATGCTAATTCGCAAACACCGGAATACAAATCTTTCTTAGTGAATATCGAAAAAGTAACTACAGCGGCATAAGTTAGGGAGAATAAAAGATATGTCATTACAAACTCAAGATATTATCCGCCGCTCAGCAACGAATGCTTTAACTCCAGCTCCTCGAGTTCGAGATTATCAACAGGAAGTGGCAAAACTGATTGATGTGACTACCTGCATCGGCTGTAAAGCTTGCCAAGTTGCATGTAGCGAATGGAATGATCTACGTGCAAAAATCGGTCATACTGTTGGTGTTTATGATAACCCAGCAGACTTAGAGCCTAAAGCTTGGACAGTAATGCGTTATTCTGAAGTCGAAGTAAACGGTAAATTTGAATGGCTGATTCGTAAAGATGGTTGTATGCACTGTTCTGATCCAGGTTGTCTAAAAGCCTGCCCATCAGAAGGTGCAATCATTCAATATGCAAATGGTATTGTAGATTTTCAATCAGAACACTGCATTGGTTGCGGTTACTGTATTGCTGGCTGTCCATTTAATATTCCACGAGTCAGTAAAGAGGATAATCACTCGTACAAATGTACATTATGTGTTGATCGCGTTTCAGTGGGACAAGAGCCTGCCTGTGTCAAAACTTGTCCAACAGGAGCAATTCATTTTGGTACAAAGCAAGATATGATTCGTCATGCAGAACATCGTATTGAGGATCTTAAAAAACGTGGTTTTGAACAGGCTGGTCTTTACGATCCTCAAGGTGTTGGCGGTACTCATGTAATGTATGTTTTACATCATGCTGATCAACCAGAACTATATCATGGTTTACCAAAAGATCCTCACATTAGTGAAATTGTTAAATTCTGGAAAGGTGCATGGAAACCGTTATCCGCAGCTGCATTCATTGCAACATTTGGAGGCCTACTATTCCATTATATGGGAGTTGGTGCAATTGAAGTTGATGAAGAAGATATAGAGCATGAAAAAGAAGCTGATAAACAAGCTAGAAAACGTCTAGGATTACCAATTTTTGAACGTAAAAATAGCACTAATTCAGCACAACAGGAGAATCGTCATGAATAAAAAAGACATGATATTAAGAACACCACTTATTGTTCGCTTTTGTCATTGGTGTATGGTGTGTCTTTTTATTCTAACCGCACTATCTGGCCTATTTTTATTTTTTCCATCAATTAAACTGTTTGGTTTAGTACTCGGAACCCCTCAATTAGTTAGAGCATTGCATCCAATGATTGGCTGTGTTGTGTTCGTACTATTAATGTTTATGTTCTTGAAACTTGCACACCATAATATTCCAAATAAAGCGGATATTGTATGGATAAAGAACTTTAAGCATGTAATTATGGGTAAAGAAGAAGGTATTCCAATTGGTAAATACAATGTTGGTCAGAAGTTTTTATTCTGGTGTATTATGAGCTTAATATCTGTGTTATTTATCACCGGAATGATCATGTGGCGTAGGTATGTTTCTGACTATTTTCCAGTTCAAATTGTCCGTATCGCGATATTCTTCCACTCGCTTGCTGCAATAGGATTAATTTTACTCGCTATTGGCCATGCTTATATGGCTCTTTGGGTTAAAGGATCAATTAAAGGCATGATAACAGGTTATGTATCACGTGCTTGGGCTCGTAAAAACCATTCTGCATGGTATGAAGAAGAAATGGCAAAAATATATCAGAAAGAACTTAATGCTAATACCGAAGCAGAAACAGAACAAACAACAAAAGTAGAGCATAAACCAGCGTAATAACTCATTACATCAAATAAATGTTATCGTTAATTTCAATTAACCGATAACATTTAATTATGAAAAATTATGGATAAAACGATAGTAAACGGTAATCAATAATGAGTATAAAAATCATCCCACAAGAGCAACTCGAACAACAAACAACAAATTCAGTTATTCGACAAATCCCACTACTCTTTTATCCATCTCCGAAAACACTATATATTCATCGCGCGGAACGTTTAAAAGATCTGGCAACAAGTAGTCCATTTAGTGAATATTTGAAATTTTGTGCCACAATTGCTGAAGTACAAGCCAATATTGTAAAACAGAAACCATTGAATATAGATTTACCTAATATCCTTGATGGTCAACACCCACCTTTAAGTTTATATAACTTTACTTTATCCACTTTTTGGCAGACATATTTAAGCGACCTATTAAGTTCAGTTACCGCAACCACAGAACAAATTCGATTAGTGATAGAACAACTCAGACAAAATAGTTCAGAACAACTACAAGATAAAGCAAACCATTTAATTAAGGGTGAATTTAATTGTGTAGAGGGTAATGAAGCTATGTTTATTTGGTCAGCATTATCGGTTTACTATAGCCAGCTAGCAAGTAAAATCAAAGGTAAGGCTATCGCAGAGAGCACAGATAAAAACTGGTTATGCCCAGTGTGTAATAGTATGCCCGTTGCCAGTATTATTCAACTTGGAAGTAACAATGGGTTACGTTATTTACACTGTAGCTTATGTGAAAGTGAATGGTACGTACCTCGAATAAAGTGTACTTGTTGTGATAATATGCAAGACATTCAATATTTTTCATTGGATAAAGAGCTATCTGCAACAAAAACAGAATGTTGTGATGCTTGCCATAGTTATCTAAAAATTCTAGATCAAGATAAAGATCCTCGTATTGAAATTATTGCAGATGATATCGCTTCATTGATCTTAGATATCAAAACAGAAGAAGAAGGATTTGCTAAAAGTGGCATAAATCCTTTTATATTTGCGCAATAACAGTATTAATTGACAGTGATAGTTTTAAGCTAAGTTTTATCAATATTATTAATTTCACAATCAATTTTATTTGCAAACGAGAGCGTTGATTAACGATATTTATCATTTGAATAAAATACAACTTAACATTTTATATTAATAAGGTTAGAATTGAACTAATGTACTAGTTTGTGAGTGTATTTTATGAAGCGCTTTATTTTTTTGATAATAATGCTATTTATCCCGCAGCTTAGTTTCGCTGATAAGATTAAACATGTAGCAATTACAGCAATCGTTGAACATCCATCATTAGATCAAATCCGTGATGGCGTGAAAGATGAATTGATAGATAATGGCTATAAGTTAAACGAAAACTTAACGGTACAATATAAAAGTGCACAAGGAAGTAGTGCCACTGCCGCTCAAATAGCTAGACAATTTGTTTCAGCAAAACCTGATGCCATTGTAGCCATTGCAACTCCTAGCGCACAAGCAACAGCTGCAGCGACCAAACAAATCCCTGTTATATTTGCAGGAATTACCGATCCCGTTGCAGCAAAATTAATTAAAAACTGGCAACCAACGGGCACAAATATTACTGGAGTTTCAGATTATCAAGAAATTATTCCTCAAATTGATTTTATGAAGAAAATTGTGCCGAATGTTAAATCTGTAGGATATATTTATAGTCCAAGTGAGATTAACTCTACCGTGGTTCTAAAAAATCTACAAATTCATTTATCCAAACAAAACATTTCACTTGTTGCTGTTCCCGCACAAAGAACTGCTGATATTTCAACAGCAGCCAATACTTTAAAAGGTAAAGTAGATTTAATCTATACAACAACAGATAATAATGTTGTTTCCGCTTATGAATCGTTAGTAAAATTTGCCAATGAAAATAAAATCCCTCTTTTAGCATCGTTTCCTGATGCAATTGAACGAGGAGCTGTTGCTGCTTACGGTATGAGCTATTATGATGTTGGTCGTCAATCAGGTAAGCTTGTTGTTCGGATTTTGAAGGGTGAAAAACCTGGAAGTATTGCCCCAGAACTTGGACAAACTTTACACCTTGTAATTAATACTGATGCAGCAAAAAAACAAGGAGTAAATTTATCCCCCGAAATTATTCAATCAGCTTATAAAATAATTGGACAATAATTAATTAAAATTTTATTAAAAATAGTATAAAATAATTTTGCTTAATGGTATGAGCAGAGTGTGATATTACAAATAATATCCTATTTATAGCCAATCATCACTCACAGTGTAATGAAATATTTACACTTGTGAGCTCTTTTTTTATTCTGGAAAAATATTTAATTTTGCTTTATAGTAAGTCAAAATTTAGCTTGGTTGTAAAAAAAACAGTACAGGAGTACTCTCTATGCGTAATTATATTATAAAACTTTTTATGCTTATCAGTTTACCGTTCGCTGCATTTTATTCTTACGCAGATACAAAAGCCGAACAAAAATTTGTAGCCATTACTGCCATTGTTGAACATCCAGCACTAGATAATGTACGCAAGGGTGTTGAAGATGAACTTAAAGATAATGGCTATATTGCTGGGGAAAATTTAAAACTTCAGTTTGCCAGTGCACAAGGTAGCAGTGCAAATGCAGCTCAAATAGCGAAACAATTTGTAGCAAATAAACCTGATGCTATTGTTGGTATCGCAACACCAAGTTCACAAGCTTTAGTTGCAACAACAAAACTTATTCCTATTGTTTTTACCGCTGTTACTGATCCTGTGGCAGCGAAATTAACACCAAGTTGGGATGCATCAAAAACTAATGTGACAGGCGTATCCGATGCCTTATCACTAGATTCTCAAATTGAAATGATGTTAAAAATTAAACCTAATGCTAAAAATATTGGTTATGTTTATAGCCCAAGTGAAGTTAATTCAACGATTATATTAAAACAATTGCAAGTCGAACTCGAAAAGAGAGGAATGAAAATTATTGCGGCTCCTGCACAGCGGACCTCTGACATATCAACAGCTGCAAGAAGTTTAAAAGGTAAGGTTGATATGATTTATACGACTACCGATAATAACGTTGTTTCATCTTATGAAGCTTTAGCTAAAATTGCTAATGAAAGTAAAATTCCTCTTGTTGCATCAAATCCTGAATCAGCCGAACGTGGTGCAATTGCGGCTTTAGGAATGAGTTATTATGATCTTGGTCGCCAAGCTGGTAAAATAGTTGTTCGTATACTTAATGGCGAAAAACCGGGGGATATTCCACCACAAGTTGGTAATATTACTCAATTAACAATTAATAAAAAAGCTGCTGAACGCCAAGGTATTACTTTATCTGAAGATGTATTAAAATCAGCAGCCAAAATTGTTGAAAAATAATTGTAACTTTTGATAACTAAACCGCCATTTTGGCGGTTAATTTTTAGTGGATGTTTTCATGTCTTTTGAATTTTTATTAGGTTCTATTGGAATTGGACTTATTTATGCACTGGTTAGTTTAGGTGTTTTTATCTCATTCCGTTTACTCGATTTTCCTGATCTTACCGCTGATGCAAGTTTTCCTCTTGGAGGGGCTATTTGTGGGCTATGTATTTACGTAGGTATGGATCCATGGATAGCGACATTGTTAGGTATGTTTGCAGGTTGTATTGCTGGGGCAATGACTGGGATATTGTATGTTAAACTCAATATACTACAACTACTTTCAAGTATCATTGTCATGATAGGACTTTATTCTATCAATTTAAGAATATTAGGTATTGGACCTTATATTATGGAAGAAACACCAAGATTGGCTGGTTCGCCTAATCTTTCTTTGCTTGATGCCAAAACAATATTTTCACCATTTATTGCTGAAGATTATAGTAACCAATATATTGTACAACCTCTTATGATATTAGGTTTTGTAATTTTATTTTGGTTATTACTAAATCTCTTTTTAAATACTAAAATGGGTTTAGCTTTAAGAGCAACAGGAACCAACCAACGAATGGCCAAATCTCAAGGTATTCCAACAGGTGGTATTACGATTCTTGGCATGGCAATATCAAATGGTTTAATCGCTCTTGGCGGTTCATTATTCGTACAAACCCAAGGTGGTGCAGATATAACTATTGGAGTGGGCACGATCGTTATAGGGCTTGCATCGATTATTATTGGCGAAAGTATTTTTCCAACTAAACGTATTTGGGCTGTTATGCTGGCGGTTATTTTTGGTTCAATTTTATATCGCTTATTTATTGCATTTGCACTCAGTAATGAATTTTTACAAGAAATTGGTGTTGGAACCGAAGATTTAAATCTTATTACAGCAATCTTAGTAGTACTTGCTTTAGTCTTACCTAAACAGTTAAAAAAACGCGCAAAGAAAAGAGGAAGTAAGCATGATTAAAGTTGGAGAATTACAATTAACTTTTAATCAAGGGACACCTATCGAAAATCATGTATTACGAGGATTAAATCTTAATATAAGCGAAGGTGAATTTGTTACAATTATAGGTAGTAATGGAGCTGGAAAAAGCTCATTACTCAATGTAATTAGTGGTGATTTACTTGCCGACTCAGGCAGTGTCATTATTAATGGAAAAAATGTAACACGCTGGCCTGCATGGAAAAGGGCTGGTTTAGTTGCTCGAGTATTCCAAGATCCAATGGTTGGGACTTGTGAAAACTTAACAATTGAAGAAAATCTTGCTATTGCTTATAATCGAGGTCATAGCTTTACATTATCTCCTGCTTTAAATAAAAAGTTACGCGGAATATTTAAAGAAAAACTAGCAACTCTAAATTTAGGTTTAGAAAATCGATTGTCCGATATGATGGGATTGCTTTCTGGTGGACAAAGACAAGCCGTCAGTCTACTCATGTCAACATTACAACCATCCAAGATATTATTACTTGATGAACACACAGCAGCTCTCGATCCAAAAACAGCACAATTTGTTTTAGATCTAACCGATGAAATTGTTTCTAAAAATCATTTAACCACCATGATGGTTACCCATTCTATGAAACAAGCATTAGAGTACGGCAATAGAACAGTAATGCTTCATCAAGGTCAGGTCGTACTTGATGTTTCTGGAGAACAACGTTCAAAGCTAACAGTAAACGATTTGCTCGCTATGTTTGAAAAAACTCGTGGTGAAAAAGTAACTGACGATGCCTTATTATTAGGCTAATAAATCAAGAAGCAATATTTATTAGCAGAATATTGCTTCTTATCCAAGATTAGTATAAATAATTTTATAATTTTTTTTGTAACTGTTGCCGAACATTCATTAAAGCAAATCCAAGCAAGTTTTTTCCACACCACATTAACGGATTATCAATATTAGGATCATCCATAGACAAACCTATCCCCCATATTTTATCGACGGGGCTTGCTTCTACTAATATTCTTTGTTTGGTTGATAATATAAAATCAGTTAACTTTGGATTCTGTGAAAACTTAGCAAAATTACCATTTATGACTATATTTAAACAGTGTGCATCCCAAATATCCGGTATGAAGCCTTTTACTTGACGCCCTAATGCTTTTGCTAATCCAGGTGAATTAGCAGTAAGTATTTTTGATAATATTTGCTCATCACCGAATAATCTTGCTTTCTCAGCCATCATATAATGTTCAGCAGTTGCATAGTAAATATTATTAATCTCAAAATGACTTGGATACCATTGGCTAAAACAACTCTTTGTTATGATAGAAGGTTGCT
Proteins encoded:
- a CDS encoding ABC transporter substrate-binding protein, with amino-acid sequence MRNYIIKLFMLISLPFAAFYSYADTKAEQKFVAITAIVEHPALDNVRKGVEDELKDNGYIAGENLKLQFASAQGSSANAAQIAKQFVANKPDAIVGIATPSSQALVATTKLIPIVFTAVTDPVAAKLTPSWDASKTNVTGVSDALSLDSQIEMMLKIKPNAKNIGYVYSPSEVNSTIILKQLQVELEKRGMKIIAAPAQRTSDISTAARSLKGKVDMIYTTTDNNVVSSYEALAKIANESKIPLVASNPESAERGAIAALGMSYYDLGRQAGKIVVRILNGEKPGDIPPQVGNITQLTINKKAAERQGITLSEDVLKSAAKIVEK
- the fdxH gene encoding formate dehydrogenase subunit beta, which gives rise to MSLQTQDIIRRSATNALTPAPRVRDYQQEVAKLIDVTTCIGCKACQVACSEWNDLRAKIGHTVGVYDNPADLEPKAWTVMRYSEVEVNGKFEWLIRKDGCMHCSDPGCLKACPSEGAIIQYANGIVDFQSEHCIGCGYCIAGCPFNIPRVSKEDNHSYKCTLCVDRVSVGQEPACVKTCPTGAIHFGTKQDMIRHAEHRIEDLKKRGFEQAGLYDPQGVGGTHVMYVLHHADQPELYHGLPKDPHISEIVKFWKGAWKPLSAAAFIATFGGLLFHYMGVGAIEVDEEDIEHEKEADKQARKRLGLPIFERKNSTNSAQQENRHE
- a CDS encoding ABC transporter permease; translated protein: MSFEFLLGSIGIGLIYALVSLGVFISFRLLDFPDLTADASFPLGGAICGLCIYVGMDPWIATLLGMFAGCIAGAMTGILYVKLNILQLLSSIIVMIGLYSINLRILGIGPYIMEETPRLAGSPNLSLLDAKTIFSPFIAEDYSNQYIVQPLMILGFVILFWLLLNLFLNTKMGLALRATGTNQRMAKSQGIPTGGITILGMAISNGLIALGGSLFVQTQGGADITIGVGTIVIGLASIIIGESIFPTKRIWAVMLAVIFGSILYRLFIAFALSNEFLQEIGVGTEDLNLITAILVVLALVLPKQLKKRAKKRGSKHD
- a CDS encoding ABC transporter substrate-binding protein, producing the protein MKRFIFLIIMLFIPQLSFADKIKHVAITAIVEHPSLDQIRDGVKDELIDNGYKLNENLTVQYKSAQGSSATAAQIARQFVSAKPDAIVAIATPSAQATAAATKQIPVIFAGITDPVAAKLIKNWQPTGTNITGVSDYQEIIPQIDFMKKIVPNVKSVGYIYSPSEINSTVVLKNLQIHLSKQNISLVAVPAQRTADISTAANTLKGKVDLIYTTTDNNVVSAYESLVKFANENKIPLLASFPDAIERGAVAAYGMSYYDVGRQSGKLVVRILKGEKPGSIAPELGQTLHLVINTDAAKKQGVNLSPEIIQSAYKIIGQ
- a CDS encoding NADAR family protein — translated: MDLLELREQYRSGKRYKYIYFWGHIEKQPSIITKSCFSQWYPSHFEINNIYYATAEHYMMAEKARLFGDEQILSKILTANSPGLAKALGRQVKGFIPDIWDAHCLNIVINGNFAKFSQNPKLTDFILSTKQRILVEASPVDKIWGIGLSMDDPNIDNPLMWCGKNLLGFALMNVRQQLQKKL
- a CDS encoding formate dehydrogenase subunit gamma produces the protein MNKKDMILRTPLIVRFCHWCMVCLFILTALSGLFLFFPSIKLFGLVLGTPQLVRALHPMIGCVVFVLLMFMFLKLAHHNIPNKADIVWIKNFKHVIMGKEEGIPIGKYNVGQKFLFWCIMSLISVLFITGMIMWRRYVSDYFPVQIVRIAIFFHSLAAIGLILLAIGHAYMALWVKGSIKGMITGYVSRAWARKNHSAWYEEEMAKIYQKELNANTEAETEQTTKVEHKPA
- a CDS encoding ABC transporter ATP-binding protein, with amino-acid sequence MIKVGELQLTFNQGTPIENHVLRGLNLNISEGEFVTIIGSNGAGKSSLLNVISGDLLADSGSVIINGKNVTRWPAWKRAGLVARVFQDPMVGTCENLTIEENLAIAYNRGHSFTLSPALNKKLRGIFKEKLATLNLGLENRLSDMMGLLSGGQRQAVSLLMSTLQPSKILLLDEHTAALDPKTAQFVLDLTDEIVSKNHLTTMMVTHSMKQALEYGNRTVMLHQGQVVLDVSGEQRSKLTVNDLLAMFEKTRGEKVTDDALLLG
- the fdhE gene encoding formate dehydrogenase accessory protein FdhE, giving the protein MSIKIIPQEQLEQQTTNSVIRQIPLLFYPSPKTLYIHRAERLKDLATSSPFSEYLKFCATIAEVQANIVKQKPLNIDLPNILDGQHPPLSLYNFTLSTFWQTYLSDLLSSVTATTEQIRLVIEQLRQNSSEQLQDKANHLIKGEFNCVEGNEAMFIWSALSVYYSQLASKIKGKAIAESTDKNWLCPVCNSMPVASIIQLGSNNGLRYLHCSLCESEWYVPRIKCTCCDNMQDIQYFSLDKELSATKTECCDACHSYLKILDQDKDPRIEIIADDIASLILDIKTEEEGFAKSGINPFIFAQ
- the fdnG gene encoding formate dehydrogenase-N subunit alpha codes for the protein MLFNRRQFFKICAGGMAGTTVATLGLMPNVALAQTRQFKLLKSKETRNNCTYCSVGCGMLLYSRGDGAKNAESSIFHVEGDPDHPVSRGSLCPKGAGVLDYIKSEQRVKYPEYRAPGSDKWQRISWDEAIDRIARLMKEDRDKNFIEKNEQGTTVNRWTTTGWLVTSAASNETGWLAFKVARSLGMLSLETQARVCHGPSVSSLAATYGRGAMTNNWNDIKNANVVIVMGGNAAEAHPVGFKWAIEAKITNGAELIAIDPRFHRTASVADHYVPIRAGSDIAFLLGIINYLITHNEVNYDYLVTHSNASLIIRDDFNFDANSGLFSGYNATTKQYDQTSWAYQKDENGFALRDKTLNHPRCVWNLLKQHVSRYTPEMVNKVTGSPIEGFLHVCRSLASTKTNDRAATFLYALGWTQHSYGTQIIRTAAMIQLILGNIGMMGGGINALRGHSNIQGLTDVGLLSNRLPAYLELPKDSQVSLQQYLDEKTPKPLGPNEVNFWGNYPKFFISFMKTMYGDKSTIDNNWGFDWLPKWDKTYDVLRFSKMMRDGQANGFICQGFNPLAALPDKNSIREGLSKLKFLVNIDPMPTETAEFWKNHGESNDVDPSKIQTEVFRLPANCFAEENGTIVNSSRLLQWHWAAARPPYDSLYDPEIIARIYLRIKELYEEEGGAYHEPINNLSWDYQDPEGPSAEELAKECNGRALADMTDANGNIILKKGQLLSGFSQLKADGTTSSGIWIFCGSWTEQGNLMARRDPSDPSGKGIHAGWAWAWPMNRRILYNRASADENGQPWDPKRVLVKWNGSSWDGNDVADFTATLSPSSGAGAFIMNNDGLGGLFCLNRLVDGPFPEHYEPFETPITNNPLHPNQINNPVARAFKEDLARLGDASQFPYVGTTYSITEHFHFWTQHARLAAISQPEQFIELSENLANKKGIKLGDTVKVTSYRGYIKAKAVVTKRLPTLTVDGKEVETIGIPIVWGFTGQTKKGFLVNELTPHLGDANSQTPEYKSFLVNIEKVTTAA